The window GGATACCTGCAGCAACAGCAGAACCAAGGACACCGGCAACATTGGGTGCCATGGCATGCATAAGCAGGAAGTTGTGCGGATCTTCACTTCGTGCAACGTTTTGTACAACACGGGCAGAATCAGGAACAGCGGAAACTCCGGCAGCTCCGATCAGCGGGTTGATTTTTACTTTCAAGAACAGATTCATCACTTTTGCGAAGATAACACCGCCGGCTGTAGCAATACAGAATGAAGCGGCACCGAGTGCAAAAATAAATAAACTGTCATGAGTCAGGAATGTCTGCGCCTGAGTGGATGCTCCGACAGAAAAACCCAGCAGAATTGTAACAGAGTCAATCAGAGCGGTTCTGGCGGTTTCCGCGAGTCGTTCTGTAACTCCGCTTTCTTTAAGCAGGTTTCCGAAGAAAAGCATACCTACCAGAGAAAGAGCTCCCGGAGCCATAAGCGTAGTGATGAGAAAACCACCGATCGGGAAAAGAATCTTTTCACGGGCGGTTACATCACGAGGAGGAGCCATTCTGATAAGGCGTTCGTTTTTAGTTGTTAAGAGCCTCATAATAGGCGGCTGGATAACCGGTACCAGAGCCATATAGGAAT of the Maridesulfovibrio bastinii DSM 16055 genome contains:
- a CDS encoding sodium ion-translocating decarboxylase subunit beta, which encodes MTWGNFIMIVIGIVFISLAIIKDYEPLLLLPIGFGAIVGNIPSVAGMPLSVYDDGSVLSYIYYGVTKGIFPPLIFLGIGAMTDFTCMLSNPKLILLGAAAQIGIFLTLVGALYFGFSPAEAGSIGIIGGADGPTTIFLSSKLAPHLLGATAIAAYSYMALVPVIQPPIMRLLTTKNERLIRMAPPRDVTAREKILFPIGGFLITTLMAPGALSLVGMLFFGNLLKESGVTERLAETARTALIDSVTILLGFSVGASTQAQTFLTHDSLFIFALGAASFCIATAGGVIFAKVMNLFLKVKINPLIGAAGVSAVPDSARVVQNVARSEDPHNFLLMHAMAPNVAGVLGSAVAAGILWSVLG